A genome region from Ralstonia solanacearum K60 includes the following:
- the pmbA gene encoding metalloprotease PmbA has translation MTDTLDSKTDSVFAYRREQLEEMARDVLRVARELGATDAATEISEGQGLSVTVRKGEIETIEQNRDKVVGVTVMLGKKRGNASTSDFSPAALRSTVEAAYNIARFTADDDCAGLAEEELLEQHPRDLSLYHPWTLDAKAAVEIARAAEAAALAVSPKIRNSDGASVSAQHSHFVLATSRGFLGGYPYSRHFISCAPIAGSGRHMQRDDWYSSKRSPKDLAAPEAIGQYAAERALARLSARRLTTRKCPVLFEAPLAAGLLGAFVQAVSGGALYRKSTFLLDALGKEIFAPHVQIKEDPHVPSGMGSAPFDEEGVRTRRRDVVKDGVVEGYFLSTYSARKLGMQTTGNAGGSHNLTLFSDKTQPEDDFAGMLRRMGTGLLVTELMGQGVNYVTGDYSRGASGYWVENGVIQYPVEEITIAGSLPDMFRQIVAIGADALVRGTKETGSILIEQMTIAGE, from the coding sequence ATGACTGACACGCTCGATTCCAAGACCGATTCCGTTTTCGCCTACCGCCGCGAGCAGCTCGAGGAAATGGCCCGCGATGTGCTGCGCGTTGCACGCGAACTCGGCGCCACCGATGCCGCCACGGAAATCTCCGAAGGCCAGGGCCTGTCGGTCACGGTGCGCAAGGGCGAGATCGAGACCATCGAGCAGAACCGGGACAAGGTGGTCGGCGTGACGGTGATGCTGGGCAAAAAGCGCGGCAACGCCAGCACGTCGGATTTCTCGCCGGCCGCGCTGCGCTCCACCGTCGAGGCGGCCTACAACATCGCCCGCTTCACCGCCGATGACGATTGCGCCGGGCTGGCCGAAGAGGAACTGCTGGAGCAGCATCCGCGCGACCTGTCGCTCTACCATCCGTGGACGCTCGACGCCAAAGCCGCCGTCGAGATCGCCCGCGCCGCCGAGGCCGCTGCCTTGGCCGTGAGCCCGAAGATCCGCAACAGCGACGGCGCCAGCGTGTCGGCGCAGCATTCGCATTTCGTCCTGGCGACCTCGCGCGGGTTCCTGGGCGGCTATCCGTATTCGCGGCATTTCATTTCGTGCGCGCCGATTGCCGGCTCGGGCCGGCATATGCAGCGCGACGACTGGTATTCGTCCAAGCGCTCGCCCAAGGACCTGGCGGCGCCGGAGGCCATCGGGCAGTACGCGGCCGAGCGCGCGCTGGCGCGTCTGTCGGCGCGTCGGCTGACCACCCGCAAGTGCCCGGTGCTGTTCGAGGCGCCGCTGGCGGCTGGTCTGCTGGGTGCGTTTGTCCAGGCCGTGTCGGGTGGCGCGCTGTATCGCAAGTCGACCTTCCTGCTCGACGCGCTCGGCAAGGAAATCTTCGCCCCGCACGTGCAGATCAAGGAAGACCCGCACGTGCCCAGCGGGATGGGCAGCGCGCCGTTCGACGAGGAAGGCGTGCGCACGCGGCGCCGCGACGTGGTCAAGGATGGCGTCGTCGAGGGCTACTTCCTGTCGACGTATTCCGCGCGCAAGCTGGGCATGCAGACCACTGGCAACGCGGGCGGCTCGCACAACCTGACGCTGTTCTCCGATAAGACGCAACCCGAAGATGACTTCGCCGGCATGCTGCGCCGCATGGGCACGGGCCTGCTGGTGACGGAACTGATGGGGCAGGGCGTCAACTACGTGACCGGCGACTATTCGCGCGGTGCGTCGGGCTACTGGGTGGAGAACGGCGTGATCCAGTATCCGGTCGAGGAGATCACCATTGCCGGCAGTCTGCCCGACATGTTCCGCCAGATCGTCGCCATCGGGGCGGATGCGCTGGTGCGCGGCACCAAGGAAACCGGCTCGATCCTGATCGAGCAGATGACGATCGCCGGCGAGTAA